From one Phocoena sinus isolate mPhoSin1 chromosome 6, mPhoSin1.pri, whole genome shotgun sequence genomic stretch:
- the TRIM32 gene encoding E3 ubiquitin-protein ligase TRIM32, with protein MAAAAASHLNLDALREVLECPICMESFTEEQLRPKLLHCGHTICRQCLEKLLASSINGVRCPFCSKITRITSLTQLTDNLTVLKIIDTAGLSEAVGLLMCRSCGRRLPRQFCRSCSVVLCEPCREADHQPPGHCTLPVKEAAEERRRDFGEKLARLRELMGELQRRKVALEGVSKDLQARYKAVLQEYGHEERRVQEELARSRKFFTGSLAEVEKSNSQVVEEQSYLLNVAEVQAVSRCDYFLAKIKQADVALLEETADEEEPALTASLPRELTLQDVELLKVGHVGPLQIGQAARKPRTVNMEDSWAMEAAASAASSSVPFREMDMSPEEVAASPRASPAKQRGSDTAASIQQCLFLKKMGAKGSTPGMFNLPVSLYVTSQGEVLVADRGNYRIQVFTRKGFLKEIRRSPSGIDSFVLSFLGADLPNLTPLSVAMNCHGLIGVTDSYDNSLKVYTSDGHCVACHRSQLSKPWGITALPSGQFVVTDVEGGKLWCFTVDRGAGVVKYSCLCSAVRPKFVTCDAEGTVYFTQGLGLNLESRQNEHHLEGGFSIGSVGPDGQLGRQISHFFSENEDFRCIAGMCVDARGDLIVADSSRKEILHFPKGGGYSVLIREGLTCPVGIALTPKGQLLVLDCWDHCIKVYSYHLRRYSTP; from the coding sequence ATGGCTGCGGCAGCAGCTTCTCACCTGAACCTGGATGCCCTGCGGGAAGTGCTGGAATGCCCCATCTGCATGGAGTCCTTCACAGAGGAGCAGCTGCGGCCCAAGCTCCTGCACTGTGGCCATACCATCTGCCGCCAGTGCCTGGAGAAGCTACTGGCCAGTAGCATCAATGGTGTCCGCTGTCCCTTTTGCAGCAAGATTACCCGCATAACCAGCCTGACCCAGCTGACGGACAACCTGACGGTGCTGAAGATCATTGACACGGCTGGGCTCAGTGAGGCCGTGGGGCTGCTCATGTGCCGGTCGTGCGGGCGGCGGCTGCCCCGGCAGTTCTGCCGAAGCTGCAGCGTGGTGCTGTGTGAGCCCTGCCGGGAGGCGGACCACCAGCCTCCTGGCCACTGTACACTCCCTGTCAAAGAAGCAGCTGAGGAGCGGCGTCGGGACTTTGGAGAGAAGTTGGCCCGTCTGCGGGAGCTTATGGGGGAGCTGCAGCGCCGGAAGGTAGCCTTGGAAGGAGTCTCCAAGGACCTTCAGGCGAGGTATAAAGCAGTCCTCCAGGAGTACGGGCACGAAGAGCGCAGGGTCCAGGAGGAGCTGGCTCGCTCCCGGAAGTTCTTCACGGGCTCGTTGGCCGAGGTTGAGAAGTCTAACAGCCAGGTGGTAGAGGAGCAGAGTTACCTGCTCAACGTCGCCGAGGTGCAGGCCGTGTCTCGCTGTGACTACTTCTTGGCCAAGATCAAGCAGGCAGACGTAGCACTACTGGAAGAGACAGCCGACGAGGAGGAGCCGGCGCTCACTGCCAGCCTGCCCCGGGAGCTCACCCTGCAGGACGTGGAGCTCCTCAAGGTTGGCCACGTTGGCCCCCTCCAAATCGGGCAGGCGGCTAGGAAGCCCCGGACAGTCAACATGGAAGACTCCTGGGCCATGGAGGCTGCGGCCTCTGCTGCCTCTTCCTCCGTTCCATTTAGAGAGATGGACATGAGCCCTGAGGAAGTGGCCGCTAGCCCTAGGGCCTCGCCTGCTAAGCAGCGGGGCTCTGACACAGCCGCCAGCATCCAGCAGTGCCTCTTTCTCAAGAAGATGGGGGCCAAAGGCAGCACTCCAGGCATGTTCAACCTCCCAGTCAGTCTCTACGTGACCAGTCAAGGCGAAGTGCTGGTTGCTGACCGTGGCAACTACCGTATACAAGTCTTTACCCGCAAAGGCTTTTTGAAGGAGATCCGCCGCAGCCCCAGTGGCATCGATAGCTTTGTTCTGAGCTTCCTTGGGGCTGACTTGCCCAATCTCACTCCTCTCTCAGTTGCCATGAACTGCCATGGGCTGATTGGTGTGACTGACAGCTATGACAACTCCCTCAAGGTATACACCTCGGATGGCCACTGCGTGGCCTGTCACAGGAGCCAGCTGAGCAAACCCTGGGGCATCACAGCCCTTCCATCTGGCCAGTTTGTGGTAACTGATGTGGAAGGTGGAAAGCTCTGGTGCTTCACTGTTGACCGAGGAGCAGGGGTGGTGAAGTACAGCTGCCTCTGCAGTGCTGTGCGGCCCAAGTTTGTCACCTGTGACGCTGAAGGCACTGTCTACTTCACCCAGGGCTTGGGCCTCAATCTGGAGAGTCGGCAGAATGAGCATCACCTGGAGGGCGGCTTCTCCATTGGCTCTGTGGGCCCCGACGGGCAGCTGGGCCGCCAGATTAGCCACTTCTTCTCGGAGAACGAGGATTTCCGCTGCATTGCTGGCATGTGTGTGGATGCCCGTGGTGATCTCATCGTGGCTGACAGTAGTCGCAAAGAAATTCTCCACTTTCCTAAGGGTGGGGGCTATAGCGTCCTTATTCGAGAGGGGCTCACCTGTCCAGTGGGCATCGCCCTCACACCTAAGGGGCAGCTGCTGGTCTTGGACTGTTGGGATCATTGCATCAAGGTTTACAGCTACCATCTGAGAAGATATTCTACCCCTTAG